The Streptomyces liliiviolaceus sequence CGCCGTACCCGGTGAACACGTCCGGGATCCAGGAGTCGGAGTCGGTGAAGCCCCACACGGTGACGCCCTCGCAGCGCGCCACGGCGACACAGGCTGCGGTGACCGCCTTGTACTCGGCCTTCTGCTGGGCGAGTTGGGCGGTCGTGGGCGGGACGGTCATACGGATGTCGAGTTCGGTGATCGCGACGTCCACGCCGAGGTCGGCGAAGCGCTGGATGTTGGCCTGGAGCGTGGACGGGACCTGACCGAGGATCAGGTGGGCCTGCAGTCCCACGCCGTCGATCGGGACGCCCTGCTCCTTGAGGGATTTGACGAGGTTGTACAGCGCGGTGCTCTTCGCGTTGACGCCCTCGACGTTGTAGTCGTTGACGTACAGCTTCGCGGCCGGGTCGGCGGCGCGGGCGGCGCGCAGCGCGTCGGCGATGTACGAGTCGCCGATCGCCGTCTGGAAGACCGACTGCCTGCGCGTACCGTCCTCGTTGAACGGTTCGTTGACGACGTCCCAGTGGTCGATGCGGCCCTGGTAGCGGCCCGCCTCGGTGGCGATGTGGTCGGTCATCACGGTCCGCAGGGTGTCGGCGGTCCAGGTGCCGTTGCTGACCCAGCCGGGCAGTTGGCTGTGCCAGACCAGGGTGTGCCCGCGGACCTTCTGGGCGTGCGCCTCGGCGAAGTCGACGACGGCGTCGGCGCCTGACCAGGTGAAGCTCCCGCGGGTCGCCTCGACCGAACCCCACTTCATCTCGTTGCCCGGCGTGATGGAGTCGAACTGCTCGCCGGTGATCGTGCCGTAGGTGCCGTTGAGCTTGGAGGCCGTGACGGCCGTCCCGTAATAGATGCCCTTCGCGGCGGCGAGGTCCCGCAGTACGGGCTCTGCGGCGGCCTGCCGTCGCGTCGCGTCCTGCCGTTGCGTGGCGGCCGGTTCGGAGCCGGCGGCGGCGTGACCGGAGGCGGCTGCCCCGATCACGAGCGAGGCCGCGGCCAGGAACGCGGACGCGGCTCTCCGTAAGCTCTGGGGCTTCATGGACGTCCCTCTCATGATGGCTTCACGTCGCTTCCGGAATTTCCGGAAGACCTCTGCAAAGTTTCGAGAGTGCGTCCGGAACGGTAGAGGCGTACGGGGTGACCGTCAACGGAGGTGGGGCAGTTGACCGAGGAGGACACCGGGAACGCCGGGGGCGGTGGGGCGCGGGAGGGGCGGGGCAAGGTCACGATCACGGAGATCGCCCGGGAGGCCGGGGTCTCCGTGCCGACCGTGTCGCGGGTGGTCAACGGCCGGTCGGACGTGGCGCCGGGGACGCGTGCGCGGGTGGAGGACCTGTTGTGTCTGCACGGCTACCGCCGGCGGCCGTCCGGGGCGCGGGTGCGGGCCGCGCTGATCGACCTGGTCTTCGACGACCTCGACAGTCCCTGGGCGGTGGAGATCATCCGGGGCGTGGAGGAGGTGGCGCACGCGGCGGGGGTCGGGACGGTCGTCTCCGCGATCCACGGCCGCTCGGGGGACGCGCGCCGGTGGATGACGAACCTGCGGGCGCGTGCCTCGGACGGCGTGATCCTGGTGACGTCCGTCCTGGAACCCGTCCTGCACGAGGAGTTGCGGCGGCTCGGGGTGCCGCTCGTGGTGGTCGATCCGGCGGGCTCGCCCGCGCTGGACGCGCCCACGGTGGGGGTCACCAACTGGGCCGGCGGGATGGCCGCCACCGAGCATCTGGTGCGGCTCGGCCATCGCAGGATCGGGTTCGTCGCGGGGCCGCCGCGGCTGCTCTGCTCGCGGGCCCGGCTGGACGGGTACCGCGCGGCGCTGGACCGGGCGGGGATCGCCGTCGACGAGTCGCTGATCGTGCCCGGCGACTTCTACCCCGAGTCGGGGTACGCCGGATGCGCCGCGCTGCTGGACCTCGACCGGCCGCCCACGGCGCTCTTCGCCGCGAGCGACCAGATGGCGATGGGGGCCGTCGAGGCGTTGCGGCGGCGGGGGTTGCGGGTGCCGGAGGACATGAGCGTGGTGGGTTTCGACGACCTTCCGGAGGTCCGCTGGTCGGCTCCGCCGCTCACGACGGTCCGTCAGCCGCTCGCGGAGATGGGGAAGCTGGCGGTCCGCACGGTCCTTCGGCTCACCCGGGGCGAGGCCCTCGACTCGCCCCGGGTGGAGCTGGCCACGGAGCTGGTCGTGCGGGCCAGCACGGCGGCGCGACGCCCGCCTTCCGGGGCGGGGGCGAGGGGTTCGGTTTGAAGTGCGGGCCGGTGGGGGCTGGTCGCGCCGTTCCCCGCGCCCCTGAGCCGTGCCTGGCCCTCCGCGGTGGCATCGAGGACAGGTCCGCCAGCCCCTGCGCCGACACCCGGCAGCTCTCACAGTGCGGGACCGTGGGGGCTTGTCGCGCCGTTCCCCGTGTCCCTGAAAGGGCCCGACGAGGGCGGGGGCAGCACCCCGTTGGCTCGACGAGTTCCCTCCCGGTCTTCAGCGCGGTCGGGCAGGCGCCCCTTCAGGGGCGCGGGGAACTGCGCGGCCGGCCCCCACCGGGCAGCACTTCGAAACGAGCCCGATCCCGCCGCGGCCGAGCGGGCAGGCTCGGCGCGCCGTTCCCCGTGTCCCTGGAAGGGCGGGCCCTCAAAGGGGGCCCGGGTCAGGTGCGCGGGGTGCCCAGGCGGCCTTCCAGTTGGGAGAGGAGGTTGCCCAGGAGGGTTGCCAGGGTGTGTTGGTCCGTGGGGTTCAGGTCGGACAGGGCCGTTGTCTCGTACGAGAGCTGCTCGGGGAGGATGCCGTCCACCAGGGCGCGGCCGGCGTCCGTGAGGCGGACGTGGGCGACGCGGCGATCGCGCGCGTCCCCGCGCCGCTCGACGAGACCGCGCTCGGTCAGCTGCTTGAGCCGCTTGGTGACGGCGGCGCCGGACGAGAAGGTCTCCCGGGCCAGCTCCCCCGGTGTCAGTTCGAGGCCGGTGCGGCGCAGTGCGCCGAGGAGGTCGAACTCGGGGCGGGTGAGTCCGGCGTGCCGCAGCGGCGCGTCCTCGGCCTGCTGGAGGAGCGCGGCACACCGGTTGATGCGGCCGATGACCTCCATGGGTCCCGTGTCGAGGTCGGGATGGACCGTCCGCCACTGCCGGACCACCGCGGCGACCGTGTCGCCCCCGGCCGGCCGCCCCGCCCCGGCGCCCTCGTGCGGCCCGCCACCGGCGGCGTCGGTGCCGACCGCCCTCCGACCGTTCGCTGCCGTCATGCCTCTGCGTCCTCCAGAACGTGCGGTCCCTGCCGTCGTACCGTCGCCGCGAGCGTACGGTGTCCGGCCTGCTCCGCCAGCATCACCCGCTCCTGCGGCAGGGCGCGCTGCCACCATTCGCCGGCCGCCGCGTCGGCCGTGGCGCGCAGCTCGACGAGCGCGGCGGCCAGCCGACGGCGGGCGGCCTCCAGCGCGCCGGGACCGGGGGTGGAGCCGGAGCCGGGTCCGGAGCCGGGTCCGGGCGGCTCGGCGGCGATCAGCCGTGCCGCCTGCTCACGGGCGCGCTCCACCGTGTCGAGCGCGTCCTCGACACGGTCCCCGGCGCGCCGGTTGGTGACGGCGACCGCCGCCGCGAAACCGACGACCGCGCCGACCAGCGTGTCCACGACCCGGTCCGTCATCAGCGCGCCGGGCTCCTGGAAGCCGGTGAACTCGGTGATCAGCAGGGCCATCGGGGTCACGCAGATGCTGCCGAGCCAGTAGTTGCGGGTGATCAGTGCCTCCGCGCCGAAGTTGAAGGCGAGGCAGCACAGGACCAGGGCGGCGGGGCCGAGGTGGGCGAGCGGGGCGACGGCCGCGAAGAGGAGGACGCCGACGAGATTGCCGACGACGCGCTGGACGCCCCGGCTCCAGGTCAGCGTGAGGTTCGCCTGATAGAGCGAGGCCGCGGTGACCAGGGCCCAGTACGGGCGGCCGACGCCGAGCGCCAGGGACACGTAACCGGCGAGGGCGCACCCGAGCGCGGTGCGCAGGGCGAACGGGAGGAGGGGACCCAGCCCGCCGGACCACCGCCGCCGGCCGCTCCTCCCGGCGGCCGGGCCGGTCTCCAGCAGTTCGACCTCCACGCCGAGCAGTTCATCGGCGTCCCGTCCGGACGCCACCCGGGGTACGGGGTTCGTGCCGCGCAGGTCGCGCGCCCAGGTGCGCAGCCGGGCGGGGTCCGTGTCGGCGGGGGCCGCGAGCGCGACCTCGGCCCGTACGACCAGTTGTTCGAGGGCCCGGCGGGGCTCCGGACGCGCGCCGGTGGCGAGCAGCGACTGCCAGGCCGCGTGCACGGCGGCGGCAGCGGCGGCGCGGGCCCGCCGGTGGCCCGCTTCGCCGCGTACGCCGGAGGTGGACGCCGACCCGTGCGCCTCCACGTATCCGGCGGCCGCGTTCAGCGCGCGGGCCGTGGCCCGGCGCTCGGGGCCGTGCGGGCGTACGAGGCCGGGCGCCATGCCGACGAGCCAGGCCCAGGCGCCCGCCCCGGCGGCGAGGGCGAGGTGGCCCAGGACCTGGCCGAGCGTCTGGGGCGCGAAGAGGGAGGCGGAGCTGATGAAGGTGAAGATCACCGGTCCGGGCGGGCCGATCCGCGTCAGGTCGGTCAGCGCCTTGTGCGCGGCGGCGAGCAGCGCGCCGACCGCGACCAGGACCACGGCGGAGGACGTGAGCGACGCGGTGACCAGGGCGATCGCGACCGAGGCGAGCATGCCGAGGACGACTCCGCCGAGGGCACGGCCGCGGGCCGCGTACGGCAGGTTGTGGGCGTAGAGCGCGCAGAGCGAGCCGGCCATGGAGTACAGGGCGAGGTCGAGCCGGCCGAGCGCCAGCAGTGTCAGATTCGGCACGCCGACGGCGACGACCACGCTCAGTGCGGGCTTGAACCAGATGTCGGAGGGGCGGTTGAGGCGCAGGACGCCCGCGAGGGGCAGTCTGCGGACGGGGGTGGCGCGGTGGCGGGGGCGGACACTGCTCATACCCATAAGATTAGCAGGTGTTTTACTCATAAAAGATATTCGTGGGAGACATGCGCTCGCAGAAGCCTCTGCGGCCTGCCGCGCACCCCCCGCACGCTCCCCCTGTACGCCGTTGCGCCCGCTCGACTCCGCTTGTGTCCCGGCCGGCCGGGGCATCACTTCGACCGGACTGTCCGACACCGTCGAGCGGGGAGGTGCGCGGTGCACGGACCGGGGGCAGGTTCGGCCGGCTGGCTGCTCGTCGCGCTGTGCGCGGCGACCGGGGCCTACTGCCTGCTGCGGATGCGCAGCAGGGTCGAGGAGCAGCGCCGCACCGCGGGCGGCGAGGCGCTGATGGGGTTCGGCATGGCCGCGATGGCCGTACCCGCGGCGGTGCCGGCGCCACCGCGCTGGGCCTGGGTCGTCTACGCGGCCGTGTTCGGGGCGACGGCACTGCGCGCCCTGTGGGCCGCGCGGAACAGCGCCCACCATCTGCATCACCTGGTGGGCGCCTTCGCCATGGTCTACATGGCCGCGATGATGGCGAGCGGGACGCACGCGGGGATTCCGGTCCTGACCGGCGTACTGCTCGCGTACTTCACGGCGTACGTGCTGTGGACCGGGACACGGCTCGTACCCGTCGCCGCCGGCGGACCGGCGGGAGATCTCCGCGCGCCCGGCTGGGGCGACCGGCTGGAGCTGGCACGGGCGTGCCGGCTCTCCATGGGCATAGGCATGCTGGCGATGCTCCTCACCCTCTGAGGGCACCGGCCGGGGACACGGCCCGAGGGCACCCTCTGAGGGGGTTCGCGACTGTACGGAACCGTACGCAACCGTGGTCTGCGTCACTTGCCGCGGCCAGTCGTATCCGGCGGCGCCGCCGCGCTCATAGTCTGCTTCCATGATGGTCCCCGCAGCACTGTTGCTGCTCGGCGCCCTGGCCGCCGTCCTCGCTCCGCGCCTGCTCGCGCGGGCGCAGTGGCAGGACCGCGAACCGGTGGTCGCCCTGTGGGCGTGGCAGTGCGTGGTGGTGGCCGTCCTGCTCTGCTGCGCGCTGTCGATGGCGCTCAGCGCGGCCGCCGCCTGGCAGGCCGTGCGCGGCAGGCTCTTCGCCCCCGCCCCGCACGCGGTGGTGGAGGCCTACGCGCTCGCCGGGGGCCCCTGGGCCGCGGCGACGGCGGTGACACTGGCGCTCGGCGGGGTGTGGACCGCGGCCATGCTGGCCCGTGAGATCGGCCGGGCCGCGGCCAGGCGACGGCGCCGCCGCGCCGAACTCGTCGTACGCGCACCGCTGTTGCCGGGGGAGGAGCCGGGCGGTGAGCGGCTGGTCGTCCTGGAGGGGGAGCGCCCCGATGCCTGGTGGCTGCCCGGCGCCGCGCCCCAACTCGTCATCACCACCGCCGCGTTGCGCCGCCTCAAGGGGCAGCAGCTGGACGCCGTGCTCGCCCATGAGCAGGGCCACGCGCGCGCCCGGCACAACTGGCTGCTGCACTCCTCGGCGGCGCTGGCGGGCGGCTTTCCGCAGGTCCCGGTGTTCGCGGCGTTCCGTGACGAGATGCACCGGCTGGTGGAGCTCGCCGCCGACGACATGGCGTCACGCAGGTTCGGCCGGCTGACCACCGCTCTCGCGCTGGTGGAACTCAACGAGGACCGCGGTGTGTTCGGCCCCTGCCCGACCCCGCAGGCGCATGTTCCGCAGCGGGTCCACCGGCTGCTCACTCCCCCGGACCGCCTCCCGCCCACCCGCAGGCTGAAGCTCACCGCGGCGGCGGCGCTGGTGCCGGTGATCCCGGTCCTGGTGGCCTTCGGGCCGGGTCTGCGGGCGCTCGGGTGAACGCCGCAGGCACGCGCGGCGAACCCCTGGTTCGCCTCTGACCCCGTCCGTCGGCGAGGATCGGCGTATGCACTCTCCCGTCGACTCGCCGCCCCACGCGACCGGCCCCGGGATCGCCCTGCGCGTTGCCACGGCTCTCGCTCTGCCCACCGTGCTGCTGATCGTGCTGGTCACGGCCTCCTGGGACCCGCTCATGGCCCTCGACGGCGACATCGCCCGCACCACCCACCGCTGGGCGGTCGACGACCCCGACCTGACCCAGGCGTTCCGCATCCTCACCGACTGGGTGTGGGACCCGTGGACGATGCGGGCCCTGATCGCCGTCACCGTGCTCTGGCTGGTGCTGCACCACGGCGCGTGGTGGCTCGCCCTGTGGCTGACGGCCACCCTCCTGGTCGCCGGGCTCCTCTCGCAGGGCATCAAGGCGGCGGTCGACCGCGACCGCCCCGTCTGGCCCGACCCGGTGGACTCCGCCCACTTCGCCGCCTTCCCCTCCGGGCACGCCATGACGGCCACGGTGGCGTGCGGCCTGCTGCTGTGGGTCCTGCGCCTGTACGGCACGGGGCGCGTCCTGTGGCGTATCGCGGTGGCCGTGGCGGTGGTGTCGGTCGCCGGTGTGGGGTTCACCCGGATCTGGCTGGGCGTGCACTGGTCGACGGACGTGCTCGCCGGCTGGCTGCTGGGCGCGTCGGCGGTGGCCCTGGCGGTGGTGTCGTACGCCCGCTGCTTCCCTCCCGCGCGAAGCACATGATGTACTCCCCTTGCGTGATCGAATAGTTGATCCAACCCGTTCATTGGCGCGATGGAGTTGCTTGTCATGTCGACCGGCCCACAGCGGTTCTCGCAGATCGTTACCGACAAGGCGCACCCGGCGCGTGTCTATGACTGGCTGCTGGGCGGCAAGGACAACTATCCGGTCGACGAGGCGGTGGGCGAGAAGCTGCCGCCCGAGGCGAAGGACGCGGCCCGCCAGAACCGGCAGTTCATGCACCGGGCGGCCGCCTGGCTGGCCACCCAGGGCGTCGACCAGTTCCTGGACATCGGCACGGGCATCCCCACCGAGCCCAACCTCCACCAGATCGTCCAGGACATCGTGCCGACGGCGAAGGTCGTCTACACCGACAACGACCCGATCGTGCTGCGTCACGCCGAGGCGCTGCTGGTCAGCCGTCCCGACGGAGTCACCGACTACATCGAGGCCGATGTGCGGCAGCCGGAGGCGATCGTCGAACACGCCCGGCGCGTGCTGGACTTCAGCCGTCCCATCGCGCTGTCGCTGATCGCGCTGATGCACTTCATCCCCGACGAGCAGGACGCCCACTCCATCGTGCGCGACCTGGTCGCCACGCTGCCGTCGGGCAGCTATCTGGTGCTGTCGCACGCCGCCTCCGACCTGTATCCGGAACTGGCGGCGCAGGTCACCGCCGAGTACGCCAAGGGCGGCATCCAGCTCGGCTTCCGCACCCGCGCGGAGGTGGAGCGCTTCTTCGAAGGCCTCGAACTCGTGGCGCCCGGCCTGGTGACGGCGACGGAGTGGGACGCCTCGGGCAAGGTGCAGGGGGCCGAGGGCAGCGGCATCTACACGGGCGTGGCCCGCGTCTCCTGACCGCGGGACCTTCGGCACGGGCGGTCGGTACGAACCGGTTGAGACGGTAACTCCCTTACCTGATGCGGTAATTGGCCCCGGGCGTCACGTCTGACGCAGGGACCCCACGGGCAGGCCATACGGGAACGAGCCGCCGTGGTCCCGGCGGTTGCGCCTGCCCGCCGGGACCGTACGTCACCGAAGGGACCCCCATGCCCCCTTTCCGTACGCCCTCCTTGCGCCGCGCCGCATTGGCCCTGACCCTGACGCTCCTGGCGTCGGGGTCGGCGGTCTCCGCGACCACGGCCGCCACCGCGACCGCCGACCCCGCGGCGGCCACGGCATCGGCCGGACGCGCCTGGTTCACCTCCTGGGCGCAGTCCCAGCAGGATCTCGCCCCGACTCCCCTGCGCGACCAGTCCGTTCGCATGATCACCCATCTCGGGCAGGGCGGCGGGGCGCTGCGGGTCCGGATCCAGAACACCTTCGGTACGACCCCGCTCACCGTGGACGCCGCCACCGTCGGGCACAGCGACGGCCAGGGCGCGGCCGTCGAGGGCGACGTCCTCGCCGTCACCTTCGACGGGCGGCGCGAGGTCGTCGTACCGGCCGGCGGCGAGGTGTGGAGCGACGCGGCGGCGCTGAGGACCGAAGCGCAGGACGACGTCGCGGTCTCCCTGTCCGTGTCCGGCACGGTCACGCCCGGACGGCACACCAGCGCCTTCCGCTCCAACTACCTGACCGCGCCCGGCTCCGGCGACCACACGACCGAGGCGAGCGGCTCCGCGTACACGCAGACCGTCGGCTCCACGTACCTCGTCAGCGCCGTCGACGTGCACAACCCGAAGCTCAGGGGCACGATCGTCGCGTACGGCAGCTCGGTGGTCGACGGGACCGGCAGCACCGACTGCGGGCCCGGCTGCACGCCCGAGGGAACCGATCACCGCTGGACGGACGATCTCGCCCGCCGCGTGACCGCCGAACTCCCCCGCACCCGGCAGCTCGCGATCGCCAACGCGGGCATCGGGGGCACGACCAGTTCCGCAGACTGCCCGCGCAATCCGGCCGGTGTCCGGGGGCTCGACGCGGTGTCCCGGCTGGAGCGGGACGTGCTCGCCCTGCACGGGGTGACCGGGGTCCTCTACTACTACGGCACGAACGACCTCGCCAACGGCTGCGACGCCGAGCTGATCCTGCGCAGCTACGACGAGGTGTTCCAGCGGCTGCGGGCCGCCGGGATCAAGGTCTACGTCACACCGATCACCCCGCGCCCCGGCTACACCGACCGGAACAACCTCGACCGCCACGCCGTCGGCACCCACGTCAAGAAGGGGAACACCTGCGACGGCACGTGCGACGGGGTGACGGACTTCGACCAAGTCCTCAAGGACCCGCTGAAGCCCAACAGCATCGACCCGGCCTACGACACCGGCGACGGGATCCACGCCAACATCGCGGGCCAGCGGGCGCTCGCCGACTACGTCTCCCTGCCGATGCTCCTGTCGTCGACCGCACACCGCTGACGTCACCGCCCGCGCCCCCGCCGGGTGCCGGATCATCGGTGGGGTCAGAATCAGAGGGTGACCGTGCCATCCGAGACCTCACCGCCGCTGCAGACCCTGTGCGGCAGCGCCCCCCGCAGCCCCTTGCGCGCCTTCCTGCGGACGGAGACCGGCAGTGCCGCGTTCCTGCTGGCGGGCGCGCTCGCCGCGCTCGTCTGGGCCAACGCCGGCGCCGGTTCGTACGACTCCCTGTGGGAGACCGAGTTGTCGGTCCGCGTCGGCTCGGGCGGTGTCTCCCTCGAACTGCGCGAGTGGCTGAACAGCGGGCTGATGACGCTGTTCTTCTTCGTCGTCGGTCTGGAGGCGCGCCGCGAGTTCGACATGGGCGAGCTGCGGGAGCGGCGGCGGATCACCCTGCCGCTGCTCGCCGGGCTCAGCGGCATGCTCGTACCCGTCGCGATCTATCTGGCGGTCAACGCGGGCGAGGACTCCGTGCACGGCTGGGGCGCGGCCATGTCCACGGACACGGCCTTCGCGCTGGGCATGCTCGCCGTCTTCGGGAACCGGCTGCCCGGCGGCCTGCGGGTCTTCATCCTCACCGTCGCCGTCGTCGACGACTTCCTGGCCCTGGCCGTCATCGCCTTCGCGTACAGCGGAGCCATCGCCTGGCCCGCGCTGCTGACCGCGCTCGGCCTGTTCGCGGTCGTGCTGCTGGTGCGCCGCACCCTCGGCATGCGCGTCCCCTCCCTGTACGCGGTGCTGGGCGTGGCCATCTGGGTGGCGCTGCTCAAGTCGGGGGTGGACCCGGTGGTGACCGGCCTCGCGATGGGACTGCTGACGTACGCCCGCCCGGCGGAGCGCGGCGACCTGGAACTGGCCAGCCGGCAGTTCCGGCGCTTCCGCGAGCAGCCGACCCCCGAACTCGAACGGACCGTACGGCGCCAGATCGCCTCGACGCTCTCCCCCAACGACCGGCTCCAGCGCATGCTCCACCCCTGGACGAGCTATGTGATCGTGCCGCTGTTCGCCCTCGCCAACGCCGGGATCACCCTCAGCGCCGACCAGCTGACCGGCGCGTTCACCTCACCGGTCACCCTCGGCATCCTCCTCGGCTATGTGCTCGGCAAGCCGGTCGGCATCATCGGCGCTACCTGGCTCACCACGCGGCTCAGCAAGGGGCGCCTGCATCCGCCGGTCGGCTGGGGCGCCATCTCCGCGGGCGGCACCCTGGCCGGGGTGGGCTTCACGGTGTCCCTGCTGATCGCCACGCTCGCCTTCGACGGCGACCGGCTGGAGCAGGCGAAGATCGGCATCCTGGGCGCCGTGCTCTGCTCGTTCCTCCTCGCCTGGCTGGTCACCGCGGTCACCGGCGCCCTGTCCGCGCCGTCCCGGGCCCGCGCCCTGCTGGGCACGGGGCAGACCATCGTCGACCTCAGCGAACCCGTCGACATGGACCGCGACCACGTACGCGGCCCCCGGGACGCGCCCGTGACGCTCCTGGAGTACGGGGACTTCGAGTGCCCCTACTGCGGGCTGGCCGAGCCGGTGGTGCGCGAACTGCTCGCCGACTTCGGCGACGTGCGGTACGTGTGGCGGCATCTGCCGCTCCCGGACGTGCACCCGGGTGCGCAGCTCGCGGCGGAGGCCGCCGAGGCCGCCCACCGGCAGGGCAGCTACTGGGAGATGCACGAGCAGCTGATGCGGCATCAAGGGGATCTGCTGCCGAAGGACCTGCTGCGCTACGCCGAGGAGATCGGCCTCGACACGGATCGCTTCCGCGCCGACCTCCGGGCCGGTACGGGCGCCGCCAGGGTCGCCGCGGACGTGGAGTCCGCCGACCTCAGCGGGGTGTCGGGCACGCCCACGTTCTTCGTCAACGGCCGCCGTCACCACGGCGCCTACGACATCGCCGCGCTGTCCGCGGCGGTGCGCGCCGCCCGGCAACGGGCCTCGCTCACCGGGACGGGCCGGAAGAACTGAGGAACTGAGGGACTGAGAAACCGAGGGACTGAGGGACTGAGGTAGAACCGGCGCCGCGCGTTCAGGCCGCGCGCAGGCCCCGGTCGGCGAAGGCGATCAGCCACTCGAAGCTCTCGTCGATGTCGGCGCTCCACTGGAAGCCGCCCCCCGACTGCAGTGTGGCGAACCCGTGGCAGAGACTACGGAGCATCCGCAGGGCGTGGTCGACGTCGGGTTCCGCGATGTCGTAGCCGCGCAGCACCACCGTGAACGCGCCGAGCAGCCGGCGGCTCGCGAGAGCCATCGGGTCGTCCGGGCCGGCCGGTTCCACGCCGATCGTCGCCGCGTACCGGCCGGGATGCTCCAGGACGAAGGCGCGGAAGGCGCGGGCCGCGGCTCCCAGGGCGTCGCGG is a genomic window containing:
- a CDS encoding endo-1,4-beta-xylanase codes for the protein MKPQSLRRAASAFLAAASLVIGAAASGHAAAGSEPAATQRQDATRRQAAAEPVLRDLAAAKGIYYGTAVTASKLNGTYGTITGEQFDSITPGNEMKWGSVEATRGSFTWSGADAVVDFAEAHAQKVRGHTLVWHSQLPGWVSNGTWTADTLRTVMTDHIATEAGRYQGRIDHWDVVNEPFNEDGTRRQSVFQTAIGDSYIADALRAARAADPAAKLYVNDYNVEGVNAKSTALYNLVKSLKEQGVPIDGVGLQAHLILGQVPSTLQANIQRFADLGVDVAITELDIRMTVPPTTAQLAQQKAEYKAVTAACVAVARCEGVTVWGFTDSDSWIPDVFTGYGAATPYDENFQPKPAYYGIAEALGWVDDGTPEPVGACAVAYAVQSQWNTGFTAQVTVRNTSTTAVNGWQLAWTWPAGQSVTQAWNATVTQSGSAVTAANASYNAAIAPGAAVTFGFNGSWSGGNTAPTAFTLNGTACTT
- a CDS encoding LacI family DNA-binding transcriptional regulator; the encoded protein is MTEEDTGNAGGGGAREGRGKVTITEIAREAGVSVPTVSRVVNGRSDVAPGTRARVEDLLCLHGYRRRPSGARVRAALIDLVFDDLDSPWAVEIIRGVEEVAHAAGVGTVVSAIHGRSGDARRWMTNLRARASDGVILVTSVLEPVLHEELRRLGVPLVVVDPAGSPALDAPTVGVTNWAGGMAATEHLVRLGHRRIGFVAGPPRLLCSRARLDGYRAALDRAGIAVDESLIVPGDFYPESGYAGCAALLDLDRPPTALFAASDQMAMGAVEALRRRGLRVPEDMSVVGFDDLPEVRWSAPPLTTVRQPLAEMGKLAVRTVLRLTRGEALDSPRVELATELVVRASTAARRPPSGAGARGSV
- a CDS encoding MarR family winged helix-turn-helix transcriptional regulator, encoding MTAANGRRAVGTDAAGGGPHEGAGAGRPAGGDTVAAVVRQWRTVHPDLDTGPMEVIGRINRCAALLQQAEDAPLRHAGLTRPEFDLLGALRRTGLELTPGELARETFSSGAAVTKRLKQLTERGLVERRGDARDRRVAHVRLTDAGRALVDGILPEQLSYETTALSDLNPTDQHTLATLLGNLLSQLEGRLGTPRT
- a CDS encoding FUSC family protein, whose protein sequence is MSSVRPRHRATPVRRLPLAGVLRLNRPSDIWFKPALSVVVAVGVPNLTLLALGRLDLALYSMAGSLCALYAHNLPYAARGRALGGVVLGMLASVAIALVTASLTSSAVVLVAVGALLAAAHKALTDLTRIGPPGPVIFTFISSASLFAPQTLGQVLGHLALAAGAGAWAWLVGMAPGLVRPHGPERRATARALNAAAGYVEAHGSASTSGVRGEAGHRRARAAAAAAVHAAWQSLLATGARPEPRRALEQLVVRAEVALAAPADTDPARLRTWARDLRGTNPVPRVASGRDADELLGVEVELLETGPAAGRSGRRRWSGGLGPLLPFALRTALGCALAGYVSLALGVGRPYWALVTAASLYQANLTLTWSRGVQRVVGNLVGVLLFAAVAPLAHLGPAALVLCCLAFNFGAEALITRNYWLGSICVTPMALLITEFTGFQEPGALMTDRVVDTLVGAVVGFAAAVAVTNRRAGDRVEDALDTVERAREQAARLIAAEPPGPGSGPGSGSTPGPGALEAARRRLAAALVELRATADAAAGEWWQRALPQERVMLAEQAGHRTLAATVRRQGPHVLEDAEA
- a CDS encoding DUF5134 domain-containing protein — encoded protein: MHGPGAGSAGWLLVALCAATGAYCLLRMRSRVEEQRRTAGGEALMGFGMAAMAVPAAVPAPPRWAWVVYAAVFGATALRALWAARNSAHHLHHLVGAFAMVYMAAMMASGTHAGIPVLTGVLLAYFTAYVLWTGTRLVPVAAGGPAGDLRAPGWGDRLELARACRLSMGIGMLAMLLTL
- a CDS encoding M56 family metallopeptidase encodes the protein MMVPAALLLLGALAAVLAPRLLARAQWQDREPVVALWAWQCVVVAVLLCCALSMALSAAAAWQAVRGRLFAPAPHAVVEAYALAGGPWAAATAVTLALGGVWTAAMLAREIGRAAARRRRRRAELVVRAPLLPGEEPGGERLVVLEGERPDAWWLPGAAPQLVITTAALRRLKGQQLDAVLAHEQGHARARHNWLLHSSAALAGGFPQVPVFAAFRDEMHRLVELAADDMASRRFGRLTTALALVELNEDRGVFGPCPTPQAHVPQRVHRLLTPPDRLPPTRRLKLTAAAALVPVIPVLVAFGPGLRALG
- a CDS encoding phosphatase PAP2 family protein, with the protein product MHSPVDSPPHATGPGIALRVATALALPTVLLIVLVTASWDPLMALDGDIARTTHRWAVDDPDLTQAFRILTDWVWDPWTMRALIAVTVLWLVLHHGAWWLALWLTATLLVAGLLSQGIKAAVDRDRPVWPDPVDSAHFAAFPSGHAMTATVACGLLLWVLRLYGTGRVLWRIAVAVAVVSVAGVGFTRIWLGVHWSTDVLAGWLLGASAVALAVVSYARCFPPARST
- a CDS encoding SAM-dependent methyltransferase, with the translated sequence MSTGPQRFSQIVTDKAHPARVYDWLLGGKDNYPVDEAVGEKLPPEAKDAARQNRQFMHRAAAWLATQGVDQFLDIGTGIPTEPNLHQIVQDIVPTAKVVYTDNDPIVLRHAEALLVSRPDGVTDYIEADVRQPEAIVEHARRVLDFSRPIALSLIALMHFIPDEQDAHSIVRDLVATLPSGSYLVLSHAASDLYPELAAQVTAEYAKGGIQLGFRTRAEVERFFEGLELVAPGLVTATEWDASGKVQGAEGSGIYTGVARVS
- a CDS encoding SGNH/GDSL hydrolase family protein — translated: MPPFRTPSLRRAALALTLTLLASGSAVSATTAATATADPAAATASAGRAWFTSWAQSQQDLAPTPLRDQSVRMITHLGQGGGALRVRIQNTFGTTPLTVDAATVGHSDGQGAAVEGDVLAVTFDGRREVVVPAGGEVWSDAAALRTEAQDDVAVSLSVSGTVTPGRHTSAFRSNYLTAPGSGDHTTEASGSAYTQTVGSTYLVSAVDVHNPKLRGTIVAYGSSVVDGTGSTDCGPGCTPEGTDHRWTDDLARRVTAELPRTRQLAIANAGIGGTTSSADCPRNPAGVRGLDAVSRLERDVLALHGVTGVLYYYGTNDLANGCDAELILRSYDEVFQRLRAAGIKVYVTPITPRPGYTDRNNLDRHAVGTHVKKGNTCDGTCDGVTDFDQVLKDPLKPNSIDPAYDTGDGIHANIAGQRALADYVSLPMLLSSTAHR